From the Verrucomicrobiia bacterium genome, the window TTTTTGCGGAGGTGATTGGCCATCATCGTGCCGGCGGTGCCGGCTCCAAGAATCAGAAGTCTTTTCATTTCATTTCTCCGTTCAGGAATTGCTCTTGCAGAAACCGGATCATGTTGCCCACCCGTTTGTCTTTAAGAGTGTAGAGAATGCGCTGGTTTTGGCGGCGCCGCTCGATGACCCCTGAAAGAGCGAGGATCTTCAACTGCTGCGAGATGTTTGAGGTCTTTCCCTCGCTCACCACCTCGGTGATCTCGTTGACGCAGAATTCGCCGCGGGCCAGCAGGCAGGCGATGCGGAAGCGCCCCTTGTTGGAAAAGAGTTGGAACAACTGGACCACGCGAACGCACGCCGCTTCGTTCCTCCGGAACGCTTCCTTCAGCTCTCTTGCAACAGTTGTCATTATTCAAATACTTCTTAAAGTATTGAGATAATTAAACATTAAACTGTGAGCGCCGCCTCACATTTCTTGCCAAACACTTTGCCTATTTTGTCTGCTTAATCCGTGCTGAGTATAATATAGCTAATCTAATCTATGGTTGGCCCTTCTAAACCAAGACGCTGCCTGGGTGAGAATAAGATCAGCGAGTCTCGCACTCCGTAGCCGTCGGCCTTGAGGACATGGAGCGCCTGTGCAGTGTCAAAGATTATTTTATCTTTCGAGAGATGCATCCCTGCCGGCTGGAGGGGGCGAAGGCGAATTGACGAGGGCCTGCCCCGACACGGGTTTGCGCAGAGAAGATTCCCGGGCGGTGCAGACCG encodes:
- a CDS encoding metalloregulator ArsR/SmtB family transcription factor, with amino-acid sequence MTTVARELKEAFRRNEAACVRVVQLFQLFSNKGRFRIACLLARGEFCVNEITEVVSEGKTSNISQQLKILALSGVIERRRQNQRILYTLKDKRVGNMIRFLQEQFLNGEMK